The sequence below is a genomic window from Chiroxiphia lanceolata isolate bChiLan1 chromosome 8, bChiLan1.pri, whole genome shotgun sequence.
TCCTGATCTCATGGCCTCACCTGGTCATCTgagtccttctctgcagctccATGGGAGCCAGGGCCACTCACAGGGATGCTCTCACTTCTCTTGGGCCCCTCGGGGAGAACgttccctgccatgggcttccaaaaagagggaaaaaaagttaagcCCTGGCTGCCAAGGCATCCCCCCACAGGAGCACCTTGACCTGCTCTGGACCCCAATTCTGCTCTAGATCACCTGGGGGCTGAGCTCCTCCTCGGCACTCTGGCTGGGGTACAGGTCCTGCACCAGGAGGATGAGGACAAGCAGGTCGGCCGGGCGGATGGAGCTGGCATTGCGGCTGCAggacagagaagggaagggtCAGCCGGGAGGATAAGTGGTGTCTTTGGGGAGGACGGTGGGGCCGGGTGTACCTGGAGTAGAATGCCAGCAGCTTGGTGTGCACCAGAAGGAAAGCATGGCCCACCTCGTCCCCACCACGCTCAGGACTGGTGTTGATGTACTGCACCACTTGCCGTTCCAGGAACTCAATGCACTGCTCACACAGCTGAGGGTGGATCAGCCGCTCCACAGCCTGGGGTGCAGGTGGGAAGAAGGCTGCTGAGTTCCCCTAGACCCAGCCTCATGCAGCAGGAGCAAGTTTGAGCTTCCACTGCTCCAGGGAGTTGCCTCAAAGTCCCCAGCCTAGAGCCTTTCCTCACACCCTGGGACTCTATGCAGCCTCACACCCCTGGAATGCCCCAAAAGTGAGGGACATCCCAGGGCATTGGTACCTCCACTGCAAAGCTCTGGTCCTCCTCCCGCAGGCGGTTGTAGGTCTCCAGAAGGCCCCGCAGCAGGCTCCATACACGCTCCCGCTGCTCTGAGTCAGCTGGCCGCAACCTGCACCAGTCACAGAGTGTGAAGTGAGAGGCAGCTGTCACCTCCTTGTGTGGGACGGACACCACAAaacccagctgcagcccagcaggcaTGGGGGTCATGCTGAAAAGAGGCGTCCCAGTCTGGAAACACCCACTCCCACCCCTCGGTGCTGCACGAAGGCACCGCGTGGCAGCCACCCCAGAACCCCGGCGTGCCAGCCCGTGCCGGTGGCCGTGCCCACTCACTCCTTGCGGATGAGGTGTGAGTCGAGCGTGACGAGCCCACAGTGAGCCTCCACCAAGCGCCGCAGCACGAAGAGCGTCCGGCGCAGGTCGTCCTCAGTCTGCCTCCCGTCGCCGTTCACCGCGATGTACAGGCAGTCCCCGAACTGCAACCGGCAGCGCGGTCAGGCGGGGGCCGGCCGGGGGTCCCCGGTCCCCAGTGCCGGTCCTACCGTCTGCAGGACGTGGAGGTGCCGCCCGCCCTCGGTGGCGAAGCAAGTGTAGGTGTCGGCGAGCTTCTCCAGCAGCGCCGCGCAGGAGATGATGAGGGGGGCGAAGAGGGTGTTGAGACTGTCCTCCAGCGCCGGGCCCTGCGCCACACGCTCCCGATCAGCGCCCACGCGCGaccgcgccccccgcgcccccttCCCCGCACCCGTCCCACCCCGCCCCGCCCCACCTGCCCGGCGTGGGGCGACCGCAGCCGGCGGAGGAAAGCGCCATCGGCCCAGTAGAAGAGCAGCTCGGCCGCGGTGCTGGCGATCAGGACACACCGCATGGCCGGCGGCGCTGCGGGCACCGGGGGCTCCGGGACCGCGCGTCCCCACCCGCCCCGCGCCGCTTCCTGCTCCGCCGCGCGTGACCGCCGCGCCCACGCGAGCAGCGCCCCCGGTGTCCCGGCGCGGCACTGCAGGGCGGCACCGCtcccgccccgcggccgcccgctcccgccccgGCTGGGCCCGTCCCGCTCCGGTCTCGGTCCCGGACCCGGCCTGCAGCGGACAGAAGACGCCGGCGCGGTTGACAGCCCAACTTTATTACATCTCTGGTAGTGCCTGGGCGCGTCGCGGCTGCCCCTGCCCACGACACCGCCTCTCTCCTGGGCAGGACACGCTCTCGACCCCCCTCTCCGCTCCGGGACGTATAATTTAATTATCAACATTTCCCGCCGCGGAGCCCGGGCCCGCCCACTCGGGACGGCCCCCGGCGTCCCCTCCCCCGGCTCGCCccaccccgccccgccccgccccggccggtGCATCCCGCGGCGGGCCAGGCCGGCTGGCGGCATCCTGGCGGCAGTAGAGGGAGCTGCTTCCATGCGCTTGCTGCACCGGAGCACTGCCCGCCTCCGGGGAAGGGGGTCCGGCTGCTGGAAGGGTCACCACCTGGGCAGTGGGACCAGAGGACTCGGGAGTATGCCTGCCCCATGCTATACTGGGGCTCGGCACCCCAGCCTTCCACGCAGCCAGTGGGCACCAAGTACCGGGTGCTTCTTGCAGCTCACGGGATGGCTGGCAGCAGGCCCTGCAAATTGGCTGTTGCACTGCTCTGGCAGAACGGTGGTCAGGGCACGTGGAGCTCTGTGGTCACAGGGCGGGAGTGGGTGCCAAGGCAGAGGACATCCAGGGTGTGAGGATGAGGGCATGTGTGGTGCCACCCAGCATGGCCCTGTGGCGGGGCTGCGTGGGCTGCCAAGGAGGCAGCGTGACCTGGGCAGTGTGCGGGTGCAGGAGCGGGGCTGGCAAGTCTGTTCTGGGCCGCGGGCTATCGGTACCGACAAGCCAGCGCATTCACATTCTTCACCACATAGAAGCTCATGGTCAGAGGGGGGATGACCAGGGTGCGGCCGGCCCGCAGAGGGCGAGGCTTCAACTCAGGGAGGGTCCCATCGTCCACCATGGCCAGTGGCTGCCCATTGAGCTGGACCAACCTGTGGGACAAAGAGAGGGTCAGGGCAGTGGCATTCAGGACGGGGCAGTCGTGGCAACCCCAGCCACCGGCATCACACTTACTTGGAGTGGAGCCCGTCCTTGCCATAGGGCTGCAGCAGGTACTGGTGGACGATCTTATCCCGCAGCGTCCCTGccagctttattttcttccgGGAGCGATGCAAGTTGATGATGTAAAGGGTGATGGACCCCCGAACGTAGTTGTGGCTGCAAAGGGGAAAATGGGAGGTGAGGGCTGCATTGCCATGTGCCCTGGGAGCATTGCCTCCAAGGGGGTTGGGGATCTCTGCAAGAACTGGCCTCATGCAGCCATCCGGATGTCACCATCCCAGTTACCCCTCCACAGGCAGATGCCACCTTTCCATCACAAAGCTTGGCTCTGTCATGACAGCTTTCAACCCCTGCTCCTCAGCCAAGGGTGACAAAACTTAAGAGGGTGCTACAGTGGTGTTCAGAGCAGGGGTGGTGGTCCCAGGACAGCCCCCCCCCAAACTTGCAAGGAGGAGGCTGAGAACGGAGAGGAACTCTGTGTGTGAGTGCTGTCTGCCCCCGCCACCCCAGGCACCCAACTGACGGGTCCAGACACTGCTCCTCTGTCCCTTCCTAATCAGGCAGCCCCAAACAAAGGCTATAAAGCACTTTGCACCTGTCAGTTACTGGACAAGGTTTCCTACCGAGTTGGAGGCATGTTGAAAGCATCTGGACTGTGTAAAGAAACAGTCTCTCCTCCTCCACAATAGCAACTTGTGTCCGCGGAGGAGGTGGCCGCCCCCCCGGCTCGCTGGGGTGCTTTCAAAGACCTTATCAGCGAAACAATAACCAGGCCAGGCTCCCCGGCAGCGCGGCCCAGCGGGTAACCCGACCGACGGGGGGCCCCTCCTGTGTAATCCACTCCCTTGATCTCTGCTGCCCGGTCTGCCCGGCGGCCACTTCACCGGTCCCGGACGGCCCCGTTCCCAGGCACGGGCTTGCCACGACTTTCATCGGAGGCATCGCCATTCCTGTGCTCCTTCACTTTGACAGCAGCCAGAGCACCACCCAGGTGAATACCCTGGGAAGCCAAGCTGCCTTGCCAGGCTCCTGCCCCAGCGTGTCCTTGTCGGTCTCCATCTCCTGGGGGTACCGCTTATCCCACCCTGTAGCCCACAGTCTCCCTTGCTCCGCTTACTTGTGGTAGCTGGTGCAGTGGGCATAAATCCGCAGCTTGTCGCGAATGACCCTGCCGGGGCGGGGTTTCCTCTGCAGGCCGGCCACGTGGATCGCCAGCACCTTGGGACCAATGAGGCGCTTGtagagcagggacagccagtaatcctggggggcagaggggacagtCAGCAGCACAACAGTCCCCCAACTCACAGAGTGAGCTGGCAGGAGAGGCTGGCTTCCCTGCTTGCAGCCTAGCAAAATTTTGGCTGTCGGGGTGAAAATGTGTGCCAGATGTCTGCCTTGGGGTGAGCTTTTTTTTGTGCAGTCCAAGCCATAATGGCATCACTGTTTCCAGGAAAGAGATTAAGAGAGGAATACATGGATACCCTCTAAAGAAGCTCAGCTTTTGGCTGTGTTGCAGAGCATGGGGAGCAGCATGAGTGCCCTCGCACGTTCCCATGGACCCACATATAGCCATACTGTGGACCTGtgcaccagctccagctgatGCACGCAGGAGGGTGATGAGGGTGATGTCTCTGCAGCAGGCTCTTCCCCCACTCTCTACACAGAGCTGGAGCATAccagctttttttctctgtttgagGTAGACTGGCTTTTCGGACTGCTGAGGGTGCTTGGCTTCCCAGAggtatttttcccattttaaagcCTCCCATGGAGCATAGGGAAGCCAAGCATTCAAGAAATAGGAAACGTTCAGACCCTACACACATGTGTAAATGATGCAGCCTTAATTACGTCACCACATACTACTTTTTCCCGCAGGGCATGGCCTTGCTCGGCACACAGGATGGACCCCaagccctggggagggaggtgaggcTGTGTGGTGATGGAGGCTGCTGCCGGCAGGGCCCCCCACTCATCCGCTGCAGAGGCTGGGAGGTGTGTGATAAATGAAGCAGGGttgtgggaagggaaagggcaggCTCAGGCGCTCCCCTGTTGTTCTGCAGGATGGGGCTCTGGCCCCACTGCTGATCCAGGCACACCAGGTGATGCTGAGGAGATGGAGCCTCTCACGCTGCTTCTCTGGGTGCTGCCTGTGAGTGCTGAGGCACTATCACACACATGAGCACTTTGGATAAACCCCCTCTGTCCTAGAGGGACCATATATGCCAGGGCAATTGGGATGATCTCCCCTCCCTGTTGGAAATGTCGAACACCCAGCAGCAATAGTCACAGtggctccaggagcagctctgcccatcGGTATCTGACCTCACTGCACAGTGAGGAGCATTGAACAAGCACCCCGTGGCTCTGCACGCTGCCTGGAGAAGTCAAGGAAAGCCCTGCGTGGCCAGAATAGTGCCAGGAAGGGGCCTGCCACCCCAGAGGAGCATGTGGAGGGGAAATGGGGTCTCCAGGGCCCCAGGATGCAGGGTAGAACAGGCAGGTGGAAGTGCAGATCCCTCGTATAGGTACAGTTATCCATCCTCTGGGTGGAGAACCCTCACACAGCCCCTGATTAACACACATTTTAGGTGAAGAGGTCAGCAGATAAAACTGAGCAGTGGGGCAGCAGTGACCAGGACCAGGCAAAAACCCACCGTCCAGATCAGACTGCCAGCCCTATCCtctctccagcccagctcagcaaaAGCTAATCTGTTCCATCAGTGCTTGGCTGGCCTGGCAAAGGAAGATCCAAGCATACCTCCCACTTTCTGTGTAAGGTTTTGCCACAATGCTTAAAGAAAAACCACCTTCTGCTCTCCTCTTGCTGCTCTCAGTCAAAACCATGGGTCTTTGTGCTACACCAGCCTGGTAACTGCTTCCTCTACAAACTCTGGGCCCTGAAGTAGATGTGAGGTTGAAGGGAGACGCTTGTGTAGCCTGAGGAGGCTCAGCCACAAGGCCATAGCTCCTGGGGAGGATGAGCTGCAGTTGCTCAATGCCACATATATGTGCTGTCCATAAGGCACGTGCCACTGTCCTGACCCTGCTGGCTggtggggctgctctgcagcctgggcaTGTCCCTGCCTGCACCAAGCTGCAGAGGCTCTGCCAGCCTTCCCCTGCTGTAGGAATCTGTGCTGGCCTATGCTGCCCAGGCTCATGGCAGACAGGAGAAACAGTGCCCGGCACACTGCCGGCTCTCTGGTGAGACACCCTGATTAGTCGAGATCATTAGATGAGTAATTACTTAAATTTACAGCTAGACCAAAGGtgagcacaggctgcagtgtTTAGTCCCATGGTCatgagtgaaaaataaattagttggTGTCCCGACCTACTTGTCAGCTCAGGTTCTCAGGTCATTCTAGCAGCCCCCTCAGCATTTCCACTGATGAGATGCTGCTTTCACTCACAAGTTATGGGAGTGACAGAGGCCAGACGCTTGGTGTCTGCCCTCAGGATTTCCCTATGGATCTCGAGCTGTTCTGCAGGGGGCTCTTGATGGTTTTGTCACCATGGGTAACTGGCACCTATCCCTCTGGGCTGTGTGGTCCCCAGTGGTTTGCTGCTTCGACATCAGCATCCCTCCACTCTcaaggctcagcagcagcaaagtttGTAATGTGGGGGTACGGGGAGTTGCCCAGCCCCATAACCTGCCCCAGTTGTTGCCAAATCTCACATCTTAGCACACACTTATCCCAAGTGTGCTCTGACaaaccctgcagagctgggggtgttgagcCCTAGGCTCCTGCCTTGGTGGTTCATGGGCAGGCCTGCACCATTCAGTGTCTCCTGGGCTGGCTATGTTTTGTGAGCTTCTGGTCCAGCTAAGAGTACACagcttttctgagaaaaaatgcTGTGAGATGGGTAAGGCAGTCATCAGTGATGCAGGGTGAGCTGTTCTGCAAAGTGTGAGATGATCACGGCTGAGCATGCAGCATTTTGGCACAGGCGATGCTCCAGTGTGGTGCAGGGACCATCCTGTCCTTCCACCATCTGCAAGAGGTGAGGGGAGAACAGTGATTTTATCTCGCCTTGCTGGCAAGACCAGCTCCAAAGTCTCAGTTTCAAGAAGGATGTGAAAATACCAAAGAGAGTTCAAAGGAAGGTGAGAAAAATGACCCGGGCCTGAAAAAGGAGTCATCAGCACTGGTCTCGAGGCACTTGAACTCTTCAGATCACTGCAGGGAAGCACTGAAGACAGCTGCATCTTTTTGCGTCATCACAAGTCCTCTTGTGTTGGGGGCCAAAATCACGTTACTTGCAATTAATTACCAGGACCTGGTGACACCAAGCACCTGGATGATAAATTACACACACATCTACCATGATGGAAACAAACCTGCTGGGTGAAGGCACTTCCCCCATCTCGGCTgatgctccagggctgctccttcCATTGGCCATGAATGAACTCCAGTCAATATCACACCAGGGCTGCTGGGCACCTGCAGCTACTTGCTCCTGTTCAAATGGTGACCAGCTTGGGAAACAGTTGCTCTTGAAACCCAGCTTGGCTGCAAACAGGGTGATTTTTCTGCTTGTCAGTGACCTCTTCCTGGGCCCCTGACAGCAGCTGGCACCCACTCCTATGTGGCAAACACTGTGCAAGTAAGTtccccaggctggcagcaccCACATATGCCTTGCAAAGACACGTGCCTGCCTTCCAGTGTGGAGTCAGACATCCTGTCAGAGGCAGCCCAGGCAATGCCCAGGGAAATGAGTGGCTCCCGTGCAACTGCAGAAAGGATTTGTCTTTTGGAGTGCTCCCATTATGAGGGCTGAGCCAGCAATACAGCTGTAGTGGTAGAGGAGGAATAGCAGACAGGAAGCTGGTTTGCTATTAGTCCCATGGGAATCAAGGGAGCTTTCTTGCTTTAATTACTTTGCAGACCCATtaagcagtgctgcaggtgagGAGCACCTGAAGGCAGAGCCCTCCTGTGCCCCAAGAGGTCTCCCGTCCTGCCCCTCCTGATTCATGGGCAGGAGGGGCACTTGTCTCAAGTGAGCTCTCAAGTACAGAGCTCAGACCAGCCTCATCTTCTGAGCCCCATGGGGCCAGTGAAGACCTACAAGCTTTCCACTAGACAGGGAAAGTCCAGAGGCTCCTTCTTTATCTCTTTGCACATTTTACCTAATTGCAGGAGCTTTTGGAGACTTCAGCTTTTGGAAACAAGGCTGATTAGGCAGACCCTTAGGCAGAACTATTAACCAGACCCTCCCACCTCCAGAGCCATCAGGAGGACTGGAGGAGCGTATTCCCACTCTCTCCTagaggcagcaaagcagctttACAGCCCACCTGAGTTTGTTCAGCTCTGCGCTCATCATGTGTGAGAAGGTGTTTCCATAATCAGAAAACCAGAGTAACAGAGTCGTGGCCCTTCAATCCGCTGGGGGCTGTAACTAGCAAAGGCAGCTGAACTTCAAAGGAGCAGGTTGTGACCCTGTGGTGTACGGCCTCCTCTGGCTGGGGCTGTCGGTGCATGGCTGTATCTGCCCAAGTCACCAGCAGCAtcagctggctgctgctcaCCTTATTCCTCTTCCTCTTGCTTCTTCCATCTTCTGAAGCTGCCCAAGCTCTTCCTCTGTGCCTTGGGCACACTCCAGTTTCAACAGCCTGTGACAGATTGCTCCATTCCTGCACCTTCACCTCCATTTTTCCACAGTCCAAGCAACTGGAAATAAGGGCTGGCTGGTCTGAACATCACAGGAGAGAGCTTTGTTCTTTTATCACTCTGTTGAGCCCAATGTCTTGTTTTTGGCAAAAGCATCTTCCAGAAAATGGTGACTGTGGTTGTGAGGATTTGGAAAGATGGAGAAGCTGCCACTTCCCAGGGAGTCTGTTTCAGTGGTTAAACATCCGCATTATTAATAATCCCACTCCTTATTTTCGGCTTGAATTTGTCTGGCTTCAGCTTCCAACCAGTGGttcttgttctctctttttccagtaCATTAAAGAGAACCTCAGCATCCAAATCTTTCTCCCTGTGGAGTTCCCTACATCCTGTTCGAGCCATAGCAAGTTGCTCCTTCAGCATGGCTGGACTAATGCTGCTTTTAACATTATCCCTGAGTTTTATGTGCTTCTTGGACTGTGGGAGTTTGAGGTTTTCTCACCCAAACCCTGTGCAAGGTCCTGTGACAAGCAGAGGAGGACAGAGCCTCACCCCAAAGGGAACATTTGCTGAAGTCAAAATCATCAGCTTCAGACATGAGGGACAGGCAGACACGTAACGAGTGATGCTTTTAGCTCCAATTTGCAGGTTGCCATGGTTAGTGCAATCTACTGCCCAAAACGACCAGCTCAGTGACATGTAGGCACTTTGTGTTCAAGACAGGATTTTAAGCAAGAGCCACAGGGTGCTGAGCTCTTGCCTTGacttcagctcctgctttgcAATAAGTTCCGAAGCACAGCATGCGGGGACAGACAGGAGAGTCCCTCTCATCCGAAATAACCTGGTAATGTATGTGCAGTCATGTGCTCAGAAAGCAGAGTTCTCAGCCACTggtgccagcagcactgcaatCTCTGTCTTTGGGTTGAGTATTAGCCCttcatcccacagcccccatggtctcctggagctgtgccaggagcttAACCTGCCAAGGCTCAGAAAGCACCACATCTTTCCAGCCTTCAAGCCACTGCACCCTTCGCTCAGCTCCTCTCCCttgtctctttctcttctgctcttcttctCCATCCCGGAGGAAGACTAAACACCAACATTAACACAAAATTCCTGCTATGGGAGCAGCAGCTACAGGAATCACTGCCAGGCACCAGTGGCACTGAGGGGACAGCCTACCCAGGCATTGGGAAAGTGGCAAGTGGAAGTGGCCCCTGCCTACTGCCCTTCACAAGCTGGCCCTAGTCAGTGGCCTCTGCCTTCCTGGGGAGCTGAGCAGATGGAGGAACAGATAAACCTCTCCTTTGTCATCATCTCTTCCTAATAAGGTTCAGGCAACGGAGGCTACAGGGAGTGGAGCTGCCAGATCAGAAAGCTTGGAAACCAAACACAACTTTTCTGCTTCCTATTCTTCCAGAACACCAACCTCTCCTGAGAAGGGTCTTGCTCTCTcacctcctgcacagccctggcagagccctggctcTGTCACCAAGGTGGGCAGGTCTGTCACTGGCATAGTGCTTCTGGGAGATTGTGAGCAGTGGCTGTGTCCACCCTCCCAAGACCAAGCCACTGCTGCTGGTCTCAGATGGAGTTTGTCTCTGCTCCACCCTCCAGTGCAGGAGGAGCAACCCAGCTCCAGGTTTGCACATGTCTTGCAGCTCCAGTGGGTGGGTGCCAGAGCTGCTAGCTGCAGCACAACTTTGATGCATTTGAGAGTCCAAGCACCTTTTTTTTGGTGCACTAAGAGGGAAAGGTGCCTTAACCAAATGTGACAGCGAGCAAGAGTTTAGGTGCTTTAAATCTGTCTCCTTGTTCACAGATAAAATGATCCTCAGAGCTAACTTGGAACTCCTGGAAGGATGAATGCAATGAGAGTGCAGAAAGCAGACAATGCCTCAGTCCTTGAGACACGGTAGAAAGGACAAGGCAGTGGAGGGGATGCCCTGCTTTAGGCACTTGTGCTGGGAGATTTTAGGCTGGCTGGGAGATTTCTGCAGGGCACCATTTCCACTCTGCCCTTCAGCGGACCATGTTTCAGCTTGACTTCTCGTGCCTTTCCCCCATGCACACCTGAACTGCCCGGGATTTGATCCCTCCCTCTCACGGTCAGAGCGAAAATCCTGTACCAACAGCTCCTACCAGTCCTtgcctctcccacc
It includes:
- the HPS1 gene encoding Hermansky-Pudlak syndrome 1 protein isoform X2 translates to MRCVLIASTAAELLFYWADGAFLRRLRSPHAGQGPALEDSLNTLFAPLIISCAALLEKLADTYTCFATEGGRHLHVLQTFGDCLYIAVNGDGRQTEDDLRRTLFVLRRLVEAHCGLVTLDSHLIRKELRPADSEQRERVWSLLRGLLETYNRLREEDQSFAVEAVERLIHPQLCEQCIEFLERQVVQYINTSPERGGDEVGHAFLLVHTKLLAFYSSRNASSIRPADLLVLILLVQDLYPSQSAEEELSPQPMAGNVLPEGPKRSESIPVSGPGSHGAAEKDSDDQWQDTDDQSVPEVYYTPEPSPGRHSTGSESWSEGAEMLSVGEAEAADVQVSTVLQCLPAPHLDSLSRCSLCSLRSLVLSTRLLLCCSCGYPVSHMLCLTVTALTALSEALLTVSLSRAVSREKSGLPQSSPVSPSAASGLSGPLL